The Henckelia pumila isolate YLH828 unplaced genomic scaffold, ASM3356847v2 CTG_461:::fragment_3, whole genome shotgun sequence genome window below encodes:
- the LOC140871236 gene encoding U-box domain-containing protein 35-like, with translation MWPPPSPGNNGERMAPMTRLVAVAIDRDKGSQIALKWATDNLVTKGQTIILVHVKVKQSLNESAPQYTPGNRPTPITDSNNETGEWDAQTKEVFLPFRVFCTRKDIQCFDVVIDDNDVTTAIIEFIKQSAIDVLVLGATAKGGIFRFKAKDIPGSVLKGVPDFCTVYVIHKGKISSTRAASRPAPSIVSPLHRQILIEASKKSNATEPLEPSSTVYRHSSSPRAKQRDATSIKSPFTHRKGPNGKPYELSQPESDISFVSNERRSIDMFPSYAESFEGSHTPPRLSGFSDIDQGLDSWQLGRRSLDLPASPERTSYASVESGKTYNAQTMEEVEAEMRRLKQELKQTMDMYSTACKEALSAQEKAKELQRWKKEEQQRLEVARFAGEDAVRVAENEKAKSRAAIEHAEASKRIAEVEAQKRISAEMKASNESEEKTKVVTSMAHADYRYRRYTIEDIETATEYFSQSRKIGEGGYGPVFKCYLDHTPVAVKVLRPDATQGRSQFNQEVEILCCIRHPNMVLLLGACPEYGCLVYEYMHNGSLEDRLFRRGNTPPLSWRQRFRITAEIGTGLLFLHQTKPEPLVHRDLKPANILLDRNYVSKIADVGLARLVPPSVADTVTQYRMTSAAGTFCYIDPEYQQTGMLGIKSDIYSLGIIFLQILTGKPPMGLTHTVQRAIEKGTFLEMLDSSVPDWPKEEALSLANLAVRCTELRRKDRPDLGKVVLPQLNKLRELADDTMADPIPPALADRSPNHSRVSMSKEDVS, from the exons ATGTGGCCTCCGCCGTCGCCGGGAAATAATGGGGAGCGAATGGCTCCGATGACTAGGCTTGTCGCTGTGGCTATTGACAGGGATAAAGGGAGCCAAATTGCATTGAAATGGGCTACGGACAATCTTGTTACTAAAGGGCAGACTATAATTTTGGTTCATGTTAAAGTTAAACAGAGTTTGAATGAATCTGCGCCACAATATACGCCCGGCAATA GACCTACCCCGATTACTGACTCAAACAACGAAACCGGAGAATGGGATGCGCAAACAAAGGAAGTGTTCCTTCCTTTCCGTGTCTTTTGTACACGCAAAGAC ATACAATGCTTTGACGTGGTGATAGATGACAATGATGTAACAACAGCAATTATTGAATTCATCAAGCAATCGGCAATTGACGTTTTGGTCCTTGGTGCCACCGCGAAAGGCGGAATTTTCAG ATTCAAAGCGAAAGACATTCCTGGAAGCGTTCTCAAAGGGGTACCCGATTTTTGTACTGTATATGTCATCCATAAAGGAAAAATTTCATCAACTCGAGCTGCTTCTCGCCCAGCTCCATCAATTGTCAGCCCGCTGCATCGGCAGATACTGATCGAAGCCAGTAAAAAATCAAATGCAACGGAGCCACTGGAACCCTCCAGCACGGTTTACCGAC ATTCGTCGTCTCCACGTGCCAAGCAAAGAGATGCAACCTCCATCAA GTCTCCGTTTACTCACAGAAAGGGACCCAATGGAAAACCATACGAACTCTCTCAACCAGAGAGTGACATATCATTTGTCAGCAATGAACGGAGAAGTATCGACATGTTTCCTTCATATGCTGAAAGCTTTGAAGGCAGTCATACCCCACCTCGACTTTCGGGCTTCTCAGATATAGACCAAGGTTTAGATTCCTGGCAACTTGGACGTAGATCCCTGGATTTACCGGCCTCACCAGAACGCACCTCCTATGCTTCGGTCGAGAGTGGTAAAACATATAACGCACAGACAATG GAGGAAGTAGAAGCAGAAATGAGAAGATTAAAGCAAGAGCTCAAGCAAACAATGGATATGTATAGTACTGCATGCAAGGAAGCTCTCTCCGCTCAAGAGAAG GCAAAGGAGCTCCAGCGATGGAAAAAGGAAGAACAACAAAGGTTAGAAGTTGCTCGATTTGCTGGAGAAGATGCGGTCAGAGTTGCAGAAAACGAGAAAGCCAAGTCGAGGGCAGCCATCGAGCATGCTGAAGCATCTAAAAGGATAGCAGAGGTAGAAGCTCAGAAAAGAATCAGTGCAGAAATGAAAGCCTCGAATGAATCAGAAGAGAAGACTAAGGTTGTAACCTCAATGGCACATGCGGATTACAGATACAGGAGATATACGATTGAGGATATTGAAACTGCCACAGAATATTTTTCACAATCTAGGAAGATTGGAGAAGGAGGGTATGGGCCAGTATTCAAGTGTTATCTGGATCATACACCAGTCGCGGTTAAGGTTCTCCGTCCTGATGCTACGCAAGGCAGATCCCAATTTAACCAAGAG gtAGAAATTCTTTGCTGCATAAGACACCCAAACATGGTCCTTCTCCTAGGTGCATGCCCCGAGTATGGTTGTTTAGTTTACGAGTATATGCACAATGGAAGCTTAGAAGACCGATTATTCAGGCGTGGAAACACTCCTCCGCTATCTTGGAGGCAAAGGTTTCGAATCACTGCTGAGATTGGAACAGGCCTCCTTTTTCTCCACCAGACTAAACCAGAGCCATTGGTTCACCGTGACCTAAAGCCAGCTAACATTCTCCTGGACCGCAACTATGTTAGTAAGATTGCTGATGTTGGCTTAGCCAGGCTTGTCCCTCCCTCCGTAGCCGACACTGTCACTCAATATCGGATGACATCCGCTGCTGGAACTTTCTGTTATATCGATCCTGAGTATCAGCAAACAGGAATGTTAGGCATAAAATCAGACATATACTCCCTTGGTATTATCTTTTTGCAGATCCTTACAGGAAAGCCACCAATGGGTTTGACTCATACTGTTCAAAGAGCCATTGAGAAAGGGACGTTTCTTGAAATGCTCGATTCGTCAGTGCCCGATTGGCCTAAGGAAGAGGCTTTGTCATTGGCCAATTTAGCAGTCAGATGTACTGAGCTTAGAAGAAAAGATAGGCCGGACCTTGGAAAAGTTGTGCTCCCACAATTGAACAAACTTCGAGAACTCGCGGACGACACCATGGCTGATCCAATTCCACCAGCCCTTGCAGACCGCTCACCTAATCACAGCCGAGTTTCAATGTCTAAA GAAGATGTGAGTTGA